Proteins encoded by one window of Erythrobacter sp.:
- a CDS encoding TonB-dependent receptor encodes MTKALLWQSTAAALVLGALALPTQAQAQQAPADPEAEGENGGTIIVTARRREERLLDVPVAVSSFGGEELQRRGSVDLTDIAQITPNTTLEESRGTNSTLSAFIRGIGQQDPVSGFEQGVGIYLDDVYLNRPQAAVLDIYDVERIEVLRGPQGTLYGRNTIGGAVKYVTSELPDDPMVRLRGTVGTYGRAEGIVTASTPITDIVRVGASVARLSRDGFGENLTTGEENYNKDIWAARGTIEVGGNGEPYLLRVTGDYTHDQSNARGGHRLIPGAVSGAPVLDNVFDTRGGLVDPEQDVEGFGIAINARVDLSDALTLRSITSYRGDDSASPIDFDALPAVDVDVPAFYSNEQVSQEVQLIWDDGGAFTGLLGGYYLDARADTAFDVRLFTTFAGFTAFTQANVDTETFAVFGDFTYDITEQLSLSLGGRYTWDERQATILRQNYLGGGSPVFGGAGIPFGAPGTNFDGAANFNKFTPRVSLSFQPTPDHNIYASFSQGFKGGGFDPRGVGVNAPAATPGAPTDAEIADFLSFDPETVDSYEVGYKGSLLDDALYVAVAGFYADYTNVQIPGSVACNVGGIATFCGVVSNAGAAEFYGLEFETNARLAEDMLASGDELRLLGSLGWINAEYTEFVTNIGGVPTDVSEFREVQNTPEWSGSATLGYSTPMGGGELYLGSTLSYRSSTTQFEIPSPFLDQGGFALWDASIVYTADSGFTLGLYGRNLTDKEYRTSGYTFIQGNAVTGVPTIGTNGRPIPSLGTEGTLTAFYGNPRQVYLTATIEF; translated from the coding sequence ATGACGAAGGCCCTTCTTTGGCAATCCACCGCTGCTGCGCTTGTGCTGGGCGCACTCGCGCTGCCCACTCAGGCTCAGGCGCAGCAGGCTCCGGCCGATCCGGAAGCGGAAGGCGAAAACGGCGGCACCATCATCGTCACCGCCCGTCGGCGCGAGGAACGACTGCTGGATGTGCCGGTGGCGGTCAGCAGCTTCGGCGGCGAGGAACTGCAGCGGCGCGGCTCGGTCGATCTCACCGATATCGCCCAGATCACGCCCAACACCACGCTGGAGGAATCGCGCGGCACCAATTCCACGCTGTCCGCCTTCATTCGCGGAATCGGCCAGCAGGACCCGGTCTCGGGCTTCGAACAGGGCGTCGGCATCTATCTCGATGATGTATACCTGAACCGTCCGCAGGCTGCCGTGCTCGACATCTACGATGTGGAGCGGATCGAAGTGCTGCGCGGACCGCAGGGGACGCTCTATGGCCGCAACACCATTGGCGGCGCGGTGAAGTATGTCACCAGCGAACTGCCCGACGATCCCATGGTGCGGCTGCGCGGCACGGTGGGCACCTATGGCCGCGCCGAAGGCATCGTTACCGCCTCTACCCCGATCACCGACATCGTCCGCGTGGGCGCATCGGTCGCCCGCCTGTCGCGGGACGGGTTCGGCGAGAACCTCACCACCGGGGAAGAGAACTACAACAAGGATATCTGGGCCGCGCGCGGCACCATCGAAGTCGGCGGCAACGGCGAGCCCTACCTGCTGCGCGTGACCGGCGACTATACCCACGACCAGAGCAATGCCCGCGGCGGCCACCGGCTGATTCCGGGTGCGGTTTCGGGCGCGCCGGTGCTGGACAACGTGTTCGACACACGCGGCGGGCTGGTCGATCCCGAGCAGGATGTCGAAGGCTTCGGCATTGCCATCAACGCCCGCGTCGACCTGTCCGACGCGCTGACGCTGCGCTCGATCACTTCCTATCGCGGCGACGACAGCGCCAGCCCGATCGATTTCGACGCGCTCCCTGCGGTCGATGTCGATGTGCCGGCGTTCTATTCGAACGAGCAGGTGAGCCAGGAAGTCCAGCTGATCTGGGACGATGGCGGCGCCTTCACCGGCCTGCTCGGCGGCTATTACCTCGATGCCCGCGCCGATACCGCGTTCGACGTGCGGCTGTTCACCACCTTTGCCGGTTTCACGGCCTTCACCCAGGCCAATGTCGATACCGAGACCTTCGCGGTGTTCGGCGATTTCACCTACGACATCACCGAACAGCTCAGCCTGTCGCTGGGCGGGCGCTATACCTGGGATGAGCGGCAGGCGACGATCCTGCGGCAGAACTATCTTGGCGGCGGTTCGCCGGTGTTCGGCGGCGCGGGGATTCCCTTCGGCGCGCCAGGGACCAATTTCGACGGGGCCGCGAACTTCAACAAGTTCACCCCGCGCGTTTCGCTGAGCTTCCAGCCGACGCCCGACCACAATATCTACGCCAGCTTCTCGCAGGGCTTCAAGGGCGGCGGGTTCGATCCGCGCGGCGTGGGCGTGAACGCGCCTGCCGCCACGCCGGGCGCACCGACCGATGCGGAAATCGCCGATTTCCTCAGCTTCGATCCGGAAACGGTGGACAGCTACGAAGTGGGCTACAAGGGCAGCCTGCTCGACGATGCGCTCTATGTCGCAGTGGCGGGCTTCTATGCCGACTATACCAATGTGCAAATCCCGGGCTCGGTGGCCTGCAATGTCGGCGGTATCGCCACCTTCTGCGGCGTGGTGTCGAACGCCGGGGCAGCGGAATTCTACGGCCTGGAATTCGAAACCAACGCTCGGCTGGCCGAAGACATGCTGGCTTCAGGCGACGAATTGCGGCTGCTCGGCTCGCTCGGCTGGATCAATGCCGAATATACCGAATTCGTCACCAACATCGGCGGCGTGCCGACCGACGTATCCGAATTCCGCGAAGTGCAGAACACTCCCGAATGGAGCGGCAGCGCGACGCTGGGCTATTCCACTCCGATGGGCGGCGGTGAACTCTATCTCGGCAGCACGCTGTCGTACCGCAGTTCGACGACGCAATTCGAAATTCCCAGCCCCTTCCTCGATCAGGGCGGCTTCGCTCTGTGGGATGCCAGTATCGTCTATACGGCGGACAGCGGGTTCACCCTCGGCCTTTACGGGCGCAACCTGACCGACAAGGAATATCGCACTTCGGGCTATACCTTCATTCAGGGCAATGCGGTGACGGGAGTCCCGACCATCGGGACCAACGGTCGCCCGATCCCCTCGCTCGGCACCGAAGGAACGCTGACGGCGTTCTACGGCAACCCGCGGCAGGTCTATCTTACCGCCACGATCGAATTCTGA
- a CDS encoding alpha/beta hydrolase: MEYREHRYASADGRLELFARDYASDGAGNGTPLLLMHGLTRNSGDFEPLAAHLAGDYRLIVPDQRGRGLSQVDPDPANYRPDVYAQDMFALLASLGVESPGLIGTSMGGLMAMVMNAVAPGTFPGIVFNDIGPVLATEGLARIGSYVGGGQPMADWDEAARACAAINGDAFPDFGEADWQAWARRTCRALPDGLIAFAYDSAIASGFADVGDTPQPDLWPLWDMLGTTPVLAIRGALSDLLTPDTLAEMRKRHAGPFASVTVPDRGHAPLLDEPVALEAITEFLKDHCP, encoded by the coding sequence GTGGAATACCGGGAGCACCGATACGCCAGCGCGGATGGGCGGCTGGAGCTTTTCGCGCGTGACTATGCCAGTGATGGGGCAGGTAATGGCACGCCGCTGCTGCTGATGCACGGGCTGACGCGCAACAGCGGCGATTTCGAACCGCTGGCGGCGCATCTGGCCGGGGACTATCGCCTGATCGTCCCCGACCAGCGCGGGCGCGGGCTATCGCAAGTCGATCCCGATCCGGCCAACTACCGGCCCGACGTCTATGCGCAGGATATGTTCGCCCTGCTTGCCAGTCTGGGGGTGGAAAGCCCCGGCCTGATCGGCACCTCGATGGGCGGGCTGATGGCCATGGTGATGAATGCCGTGGCACCCGGCACCTTTCCGGGGATCGTGTTCAACGACATCGGCCCGGTGCTCGCAACCGAGGGGCTGGCGCGGATCGGCTCCTATGTCGGTGGCGGGCAGCCGATGGCTGACTGGGACGAGGCCGCGCGCGCCTGTGCGGCGATCAACGGCGATGCCTTCCCCGATTTCGGAGAAGCCGATTGGCAGGCCTGGGCGCGGCGTACCTGCAGGGCGCTGCCCGACGGGCTGATTGCCTTTGCCTACGATTCCGCCATCGCCAGTGGCTTTGCCGATGTCGGCGACACGCCGCAGCCCGATCTCTGGCCGCTGTGGGATATGCTGGGGACTACGCCGGTGCTGGCGATCCGCGGTGCATTGTCGGACCTGCTCACGCCGGATACGCTGGCCGAAATGCGAAAACGCCATGCGGGGCCTTTCGCCAGTGTGACCGTACCCGATCGCGGCCATGCCCCGCTGCTCGACGAACCCGTGGCGCTTGAAGCCATTACAGAGTTCCTGAAGGACCATTGCCCATGA
- a CDS encoding MFS transporter, translating into MTVTAAARPDPHRNVVLGMLLVVYIFNFVDRQILSILAAPIQADLQLDDAQMGLLGGLAFALLYSTMAVPLAALADRTSRSWVIAVSLFAWSGFTAACGLAQNFWHIFLARLGVGIGEAGGVAPSYALIGDYFPSSQRATALSVYSLGIPIGSGLGVLLGGYIAATVDWRAAFFAVGLLGVLVVIPFKLLVRDKLKPPVAANAPALPARPTLRETAAVLARKPSFWFLSFGAAMSSMLGYGIAFWLPSLLIRSFGYTLVEASQFFGALLLIGGVAGVMAGGLLADRLGGRDRAYYSWLPGVGFFLGAPLFAAGILSSNASIAFLLFLLPQALAYVWLGPVLSAIQHLVVPAARSTASALFLLINNLIGLGGGIYALGALSTFLAPTYGEEALRWSMLYALGLYGVAALLMAAAGPHLRKDWVAE; encoded by the coding sequence ATGACCGTCACCGCTGCCGCAAGGCCCGATCCGCACCGCAACGTGGTGCTGGGAATGCTGCTGGTGGTGTACATTTTCAACTTCGTCGACCGGCAGATCCTTTCGATCCTCGCCGCGCCGATCCAGGCCGACCTGCAACTGGACGATGCGCAGATGGGGCTCCTCGGCGGCCTCGCCTTCGCGCTGCTCTATTCGACGATGGCAGTGCCGCTGGCGGCGCTGGCAGACCGGACCAGCCGGAGCTGGGTGATCGCAGTCTCGCTGTTCGCGTGGAGCGGGTTCACAGCTGCCTGCGGGCTGGCGCAGAATTTCTGGCACATCTTCCTTGCCCGGCTCGGCGTGGGCATCGGCGAAGCAGGGGGCGTGGCGCCATCCTACGCGCTGATCGGCGACTATTTCCCCAGTTCGCAACGCGCCACCGCACTCTCGGTCTATTCGCTCGGCATTCCGATCGGTTCGGGACTCGGGGTGCTGCTGGGCGGTTATATCGCGGCGACGGTGGACTGGCGGGCAGCGTTCTTCGCGGTCGGACTGCTCGGCGTGCTGGTGGTGATACCGTTCAAGCTGCTGGTGCGCGACAAGTTGAAACCACCGGTGGCGGCAAATGCGCCTGCCCTTCCCGCGCGCCCCACCTTGCGCGAAACCGCCGCGGTGCTGGCGCGCAAGCCTTCGTTCTGGTTCCTCTCCTTCGGCGCGGCGATGTCCTCGATGCTCGGCTACGGCATCGCCTTCTGGCTGCCGAGCCTGCTGATCCGCAGCTTCGGCTATACCCTCGTGGAAGCCTCGCAATTCTTCGGCGCGCTGCTGCTGATCGGCGGCGTGGCAGGTGTTATGGCGGGGGGCTTGCTCGCAGACCGGCTGGGCGGGCGGGATCGGGCCTACTATTCTTGGCTGCCGGGCGTGGGCTTCTTCCTTGGCGCACCGCTGTTTGCGGCTGGGATCCTGAGCAGCAATGCCAGTATCGCCTTCCTGCTGTTCCTGCTGCCGCAAGCGCTCGCCTATGTCTGGCTCGGCCCGGTGCTCTCGGCGATCCAGCACCTGGTGGTGCCCGCCGCGCGTTCGACCGCATCGGCGCTATTCCTGCTGATCAACAACCTGATCGGGCTGGGCGGCGGAATCTACGCGCTGGGTGCCTTGTCCACCTTCCTTGCGCCCACCTATGGCGAGGAAGCGCTGCGCTGGTCGATGCTCTACGCACTTGGCCTCTACGGCGTGGCAGCGCTGCTGATGGCGGCGGCGGGGCCGCATCTGCGCAAGGACTGGGTCGCCGAGTAG
- a CDS encoding DUF2975 domain-containing protein has product MSTFKSDPLLGIAGAILWFMLGVMAFAGMIVVLCIPAVLIWGGEFVNAADLPPLTMNVRMLIALLLAGVAGLLYLGWRFFRAMQAILRSVGEGDPFIPANASRLTAMAWIMLAINVLSIPLGALGMYIADLAGEADVHAEAGIDAGGLVLILTLFILARVFRKGTEMREDLEGTV; this is encoded by the coding sequence ATGTCCACATTCAAATCCGACCCGCTGCTGGGAATTGCCGGGGCGATCCTCTGGTTCATGCTCGGCGTGATGGCCTTTGCCGGGATGATCGTCGTGCTCTGCATTCCCGCCGTGCTGATCTGGGGGGGTGAATTCGTCAACGCCGCAGACCTGCCACCGCTGACCATGAATGTCAGAATGCTGATCGCTCTGCTACTCGCAGGCGTTGCCGGACTGCTTTACCTCGGCTGGCGGTTCTTCCGGGCGATGCAAGCCATCCTGCGCAGTGTGGGCGAAGGCGATCCCTTCATCCCCGCCAATGCCAGCCGGTTGACGGCGATGGCGTGGATCATGCTCGCCATCAATGTCCTGTCGATCCCGCTGGGGGCACTGGGCATGTATATCGCCGATCTGGCAGGCGAGGCCGATGTCCATGCCGAGGCCGGTATCGATGCCGGTGGCCTGGTACTGATCCTCACCCTCTTCATCCTCGCAAGGGTGTTCCGCAAGGGCACCGAAATGCGCGAAGATCTCGAAGGGACCGTGTGA
- a CDS encoding helix-turn-helix transcriptional regulator, translated as MPAEEGTNIVVKLDDLLHARRMTLTELAERVGLTLANLSILKTGKAKAIRFSTLEAICRELDCQPGDLLGYDTAA; from the coding sequence ATGCCCGCTGAAGAAGGAACCAACATCGTGGTCAAACTCGACGACCTGCTCCACGCCCGCCGCATGACGCTGACCGAACTGGCAGAACGCGTCGGACTCACCCTCGCCAACCTGTCGATCCTCAAGACCGGCAAGGCCAAGGCGATCCGCTTCTCGACCCTGGAAGCGATCTGCCGCGAACTCGACTGCCAGCCGGGGGACTTGCTGGGGTACGATACCGCAGCGTAA
- the rplJ gene encoding 50S ribosomal protein L10, translating into MDRSQKSEAVAELNAVFNEVGVVVVTRNLGMTVEQSTALRGKMRDAGASFKVAKNRLAKLAVKDTDYTGLDEYLTGPVGLAWSKDPVAAAKAVVEFAKTNDKLEIVGGSMGAQVLDEAGIRSLASMPSLDELRGKIVGLVNAPATKVVRTIAEPAGMLARVIGAYAAKDAA; encoded by the coding sequence ATGGATCGTTCGCAGAAATCCGAAGCGGTCGCCGAGCTGAACGCAGTCTTCAACGAGGTTGGAGTGGTGGTTGTCACCCGCAATCTCGGCATGACGGTGGAGCAATCCACTGCCCTGCGCGGGAAGATGCGCGATGCCGGTGCAAGCTTCAAGGTTGCGAAGAACCGTCTCGCCAAACTCGCCGTCAAGGACACCGATTACACGGGGCTGGATGAATATCTCACCGGTCCCGTCGGCCTCGCCTGGTCGAAAGACCCGGTCGCGGCTGCCAAGGCTGTCGTCGAATTCGCGAAAACGAACGACAAGCTGGAAATCGTCGGTGGATCGATGGGCGCGCAAGTGCTCGACGAAGCAGGCATCCGGTCTTTGGCCTCGATGCCCAGCCTCGACGAGCTGCGCGGCAAGATCGTCGGCCTCGTCAACGCTCCGGCAACCAAGGTTGTCCGGACGATTGCCGAGCCCGCCGGAATGCTGGCGCGTGTCATCGGCGCCTACGCGGCGAAGGATGCTGCCTGA
- the rplL gene encoding 50S ribosomal protein L7/L12 yields the protein MADIAKLVEDLSALTVMEAAELAKALEEAWGVSAAAAVAVAGPAGGAPAEAVEEQTEFDVILTGDGGKKIQVIKEVRAITALGLTEAKTLVESAPKAIKEGVNKAEAEEIKAKIEAAGGTVEIK from the coding sequence ATGGCTGATATTGCCAAGCTTGTAGAAGACCTGTCGGCGCTGACCGTCATGGAAGCCGCCGAACTCGCCAAGGCGCTTGAAGAAGCGTGGGGCGTTTCCGCCGCTGCTGCTGTTGCCGTGGCCGGCCCCGCCGGTGGCGCGCCCGCCGAAGCAGTTGAAGAGCAGACCGAATTCGACGTGATCCTCACCGGCGACGGTGGCAAGAAGATCCAGGTCATCAAGGAAGTCCGCGCCATCACCGCGCTCGGCCTGACCGAAGCCAAGACCCTCGTGGAATCGGCTCCGAAGGCGATCAAGGAAGGCGTCAACAAGGCCGAAGCCGAAGAGATCAAGGCCAAGATCGAAGCCGCTGGCGGCACGGTCGAGATCAAGTAA
- a CDS encoding HPP family protein has translation MFQAFLDRSATLLPQAALGHIGWLRGAVGATIAIGCSALLTRLLLGQNSADLPWLVAPLGASAVLVFAVPASPLAQPWPVIGGNLLSALIGLGLGAYLGSPWLAASLAVGLAIACMSLARCLHPPGGASALLCALGASGPEMWSWPHLVPIATNVVMLAVAGWAYNNATGHHWPHRAGPALLEPVTPAGNHTREDIEHLLREWDEVLDVDVDDLDAFYRELNRRISLRSRS, from the coding sequence TTGTTCCAGGCTTTTCTCGATCGTTCGGCAACGCTTCTGCCGCAGGCAGCGCTCGGCCACATCGGCTGGTTGCGCGGTGCAGTGGGCGCGACGATCGCGATCGGTTGTTCTGCGTTGCTGACTCGACTCCTGCTCGGCCAGAACAGTGCCGACCTGCCGTGGCTGGTGGCACCACTGGGCGCTTCCGCAGTGCTGGTCTTTGCCGTTCCCGCGAGTCCCCTGGCCCAGCCGTGGCCCGTCATCGGGGGCAATCTCCTTTCTGCGCTCATCGGCCTCGGGTTGGGGGCCTACCTCGGATCGCCCTGGCTTGCCGCCAGCCTCGCCGTGGGGCTGGCGATCGCCTGCATGAGCCTCGCCCGCTGCCTGCACCCGCCGGGCGGTGCCAGCGCTCTGCTTTGTGCGCTGGGAGCAAGCGGGCCTGAGATGTGGTCGTGGCCGCATCTGGTGCCGATCGCGACCAATGTGGTGATGCTGGCTGTGGCCGGATGGGCCTACAACAACGCCACAGGGCACCACTGGCCGCACCGTGCAGGTCCTGCCCTGCTTGAGCCGGTTACCCCGGCAGGAAATCATACACGTGAGGACATCGAGCACCTTCTGCGCGAATGGGATGAAGTGCTTGACGTCGATGTCGATGATCTCGATGCGTTTTATCGCGAACTGAACCGGCGGATTTCCTTGCGGTCGCGCAGCTAG
- a CDS encoding flagellin FliC, with protein MAVINTNISALRASNASSMADRMQAVAMERLSTGKRINGAKDDAAGLAIATTMTADIRAMKQGARNANDGIALAQTAEGALDEVSNMLQRVRELAVQSKTDTYSAADRGHMDAEVDQLQEQISDILANTEFNGVTLFSTTAGTDVTVTIATDATNTVDLTSVGIDGTNLTATALDVTTTALADTTITAVDAALEDISATRATLGAGQNRLESAINNLTTNSTNLADARSRIMDTDYSAETTALAKSQILSQASTAMLAQANQSQQNVLSLLR; from the coding sequence ATGGCCGTTATCAACACCAACATCAGCGCGCTGCGCGCTTCGAACGCTTCGAGCATGGCTGACCGCATGCAGGCAGTCGCCATGGAGCGCTTATCCACCGGCAAGCGCATCAACGGTGCGAAGGACGATGCCGCCGGCCTCGCCATCGCCACCACGATGACCGCCGACATTCGCGCCATGAAGCAGGGCGCCCGCAACGCCAACGACGGTATTGCCCTGGCGCAGACCGCGGAAGGTGCGCTGGATGAAGTGAGCAATATGCTGCAGCGCGTCCGTGAACTCGCCGTGCAGTCGAAAACGGACACCTATTCCGCTGCCGATCGTGGCCACATGGATGCCGAAGTCGACCAGTTGCAGGAACAGATCAGCGACATCCTTGCCAACACCGAATTCAACGGCGTGACGCTGTTCAGCACCACGGCGGGTACTGATGTGACGGTGACGATCGCTACCGATGCCACCAACACGGTGGATCTCACCAGCGTCGGCATCGACGGCACCAACCTGACTGCCACCGCGCTCGATGTGACGACCACCGCGCTGGCCGACACCACGATTACGGCGGTCGACGCGGCGCTCGAAGACATCAGCGCCACCCGCGCCACCCTGGGTGCCGGTCAGAACCGGCTGGAATCGGCGATCAACAACCTGACCACCAATTCCACCAACCTGGCCGACGCCCGCAGCCGCATCATGGACACCGATTACTCGGCGGAAACGACCGCGCTGGCGAAATCGCAGATCCTCAGCCAGGCGAGCACCGCCATGCTGGCGCAGGCCAACCAGAGCCAGCAGAACGTTCTCTCGTTGCTGCGCTAA
- a CDS encoding sigma 54-interacting transcriptional regulator, giving the protein MVTIAHADVPALELLGSNAARIAYPAAEAEAARAALVAAAIAPGEPVAADSGTIAMLTLAQRVGQSEIPVLVEGPTGTGKEVLARFIHNSSPRATGPFVAVNCAAMPETMLEALLFGHRKGAFTGATEASEGFFRAADGGTLLLDELGEMPLSLQAKLLRVLEEGEVVPLGATVPIPVDVRIIACTNRDLAQEIAEGRFREDLYFRLNVFPLQLEALRERRADIAPLAFTMLLRHTPDRGNIPWLSSAAIAKLETHCWAGNVRELANVVRRALLLLGHGPVIGPDHIVFDHRARVVAAREMATPLTETAPRVLGDSAPRHLSSIARHSEMQAIADTLSANDGNRQATARALGISERTLRYRLATMREAGLLAAGGVR; this is encoded by the coding sequence ATGGTGACGATTGCCCACGCCGATGTGCCCGCACTCGAACTGCTGGGCAGCAACGCCGCCCGGATTGCCTATCCAGCCGCCGAAGCCGAAGCTGCGCGCGCCGCGCTGGTTGCCGCCGCGATTGCGCCCGGCGAGCCGGTGGCGGCGGACAGCGGCACCATCGCCATGCTCACTCTCGCCCAGCGGGTAGGGCAGAGCGAAATCCCGGTACTGGTCGAAGGGCCGACAGGGACCGGCAAGGAAGTGCTCGCCCGCTTCATCCACAACTCCAGCCCCCGCGCCACCGGCCCGTTCGTGGCGGTGAACTGCGCGGCAATGCCTGAAACCATGCTCGAAGCGCTGCTGTTCGGCCATCGCAAGGGTGCTTTTACCGGCGCGACCGAAGCGAGCGAGGGCTTCTTTCGCGCGGCTGACGGGGGCACGCTGCTGCTCGACGAGTTGGGCGAAATGCCGCTCAGCCTGCAAGCCAAACTGCTGCGGGTGCTGGAAGAGGGCGAAGTGGTGCCGCTGGGGGCTACTGTGCCGATCCCGGTCGATGTCCGCATCATTGCCTGCACCAACCGAGATCTGGCGCAGGAAATTGCCGAGGGGCGATTCCGCGAGGATCTGTACTTCCGTCTCAACGTCTTCCCGCTCCAGCTCGAAGCGCTGCGCGAGCGGCGTGCCGACATCGCTCCGCTCGCTTTCACCATGCTGCTGCGCCATACGCCGGACCGGGGCAACATCCCGTGGCTGTCCAGCGCCGCGATCGCCAAGCTGGAAACGCATTGCTGGGCGGGCAATGTGCGCGAACTGGCCAATGTCGTGCGCCGGGCGCTGCTCCTGCTGGGCCATGGCCCAGTCATCGGGCCGGACCACATCGTGTTCGATCACCGCGCCCGCGTGGTCGCAGCGCGTGAAATGGCCACCCCGCTGACTGAAACCGCACCGCGCGTCCTCGGCGACAGCGCCCCGCGCCACCTGTCCAGCATCGCCCGCCATTCGGAAATGCAGGCCATCGCCGACACTCTTTCCGCAAATGACGGTAACCGCCAGGCCACTGCACGGGCGCTGGGAATCTCCGAGCGCACGCTGCGCTACCGCCTTGCCACCATGCGCGAGGCCGGATTGCTGGCCGCAGGCGGCGTGCGATGA
- the fliE gene encoding flagellar hook-basal body complex protein FliE — protein sequence MSSVGPAAMGGLQDVLALRRQIADQSETLRGLRESGSPTAAPQPAATTIGGGFAETLRTTIDQVSATQARSSAITEAYERGEVTDIAQVMLARQESSVAFEATLQVRNKLLSAYQEIMRMGV from the coding sequence ATGAGCAGCGTGGGACCAGCCGCGATGGGTGGCCTGCAGGACGTGCTGGCGCTGCGCCGGCAGATTGCCGACCAGTCGGAAACCCTGCGCGGCCTGCGCGAATCGGGATCGCCCACCGCTGCGCCGCAACCCGCCGCCACCACCATCGGGGGCGGCTTTGCCGAAACGCTTCGTACCACCATTGACCAGGTCAGCGCCACGCAGGCGCGCTCCAGTGCGATTACCGAAGCCTATGAGCGCGGCGAAGTGACGGACATCGCGCAGGTAATGCTGGCACGGCAGGAATCATCGGTAGCCTTCGAAGCCACCCTGCAGGTGCGCAACAAGCTGCTTTCAGCCTACCAGGAAATCATGCGGATGGGAGTTTGA